Proteins found in one Alphaproteobacteria bacterium GM7ARS4 genomic segment:
- the msrP gene encoding protein-methionine-sulfoxide reductase catalytic subunit MsrP gives MAKEKEHNVTSESVYKARRRFIAASAVVSGGLFLAGRYGVTPAPQQGDGGEGMMDGGAGQQAYSVDVDVDKGQGQQGTGEVRHETGHGHGSALRENLQRHKKSARYIESARDKVTPLDIAINYNNFYEFGTDKTDPARHAHQMTLEPWAVQIDGLCHHPGTYSLDDIVRPHALEERIYRLRCVEAWSMVIPWIGFEMNQLIKRVEPMASARYVAMQTLYRPEEMPQQRSLFSVIEYPYVEGLRLDEAMHPLTFVTVGMYGRRLYPQNGAPIKVVVPWKYGFKSPKSIVRITFTEDQPATTWNKQSAREYGFYSNVNPQRSHPRWSQSSERRFTDASGLFNTKRIETLMFNGYGEEVASLYTGMDLIGRYY, from the coding sequence ATGGCAAAGGAAAAAGAGCATAACGTTACGTCAGAATCAGTCTATAAGGCGCGTCGGCGTTTTATTGCCGCATCGGCAGTCGTATCGGGCGGGTTGTTCCTTGCGGGACGTTATGGGGTGACACCCGCACCACAACAAGGAGACGGGGGCGAGGGTATGATGGATGGAGGGGCTGGACAACAAGCGTATTCTGTAGATGTAGACGTAGACAAGGGACAAGGACAACAGGGGACAGGAGAGGTTCGTCATGAGACGGGGCATGGTCATGGGTCAGCCTTACGGGAGAACCTGCAACGCCATAAGAAGAGCGCGCGCTACATCGAGAGCGCGCGCGACAAGGTAACGCCTTTGGACATCGCCATCAATTACAACAACTTTTATGAATTTGGGACGGACAAGACAGATCCTGCGCGCCATGCCCATCAGATGACACTCGAGCCATGGGCTGTGCAGATCGATGGGCTGTGTCATCACCCAGGCACCTATAGTCTTGATGATATTGTCCGTCCCCATGCCTTAGAGGAGCGTATTTATCGTCTCAGATGTGTGGAGGCCTGGTCTATGGTGATTCCATGGATTGGTTTCGAGATGAACCAGCTCATTAAACGGGTAGAGCCAATGGCGTCGGCGCGCTATGTGGCCATGCAAACGCTCTATCGTCCTGAGGAAATGCCTCAGCAGAGGAGTCTGTTTAGTGTCATCGAGTATCCCTATGTGGAAGGGTTGCGTTTGGATGAAGCCATGCATCCCCTCACCTTTGTCACCGTTGGCATGTATGGGCGGCGGCTTTATCCACAGAATGGTGCGCCCATCAAGGTTGTCGTGCCATGGAAATATGGTTTTAAGAGCCCAAAATCGATTGTTCGTATCACATTCACGGAAGACCAGCCTGCGACGACGTGGAATAAGCAATCGGCTCGGGAATATGGCTTTTACAGCAATGTCAATCCGCAACGTAGCCATCCGCGGTGGTCTCAGAGTTCTGAACGTCGTTTTACTGACGCCAGTGGCTTGTTCAATACGAAGCGTATCGAGACATTGATGTTCAACGGCTATGGCGAGGAGGTTGCCAGTCTCTACACAGGCATGGACCTCATAGGCCGTTACTATTAA
- a CDS encoding sulfoxide reductase heme-binding subunit YedZ, protein MAARAKGFLWHGVFWGCSMPAVILLMNIFTGNLGADPAKTLSLETGIWALNFLLLCLCMSPFSKYLRMPRLVSYRRQLGLWCYFYVCLHVLVFVSLLIEFNIANLGKELAERPYILVGFMGWVGLSIMAVTSLPRLIRWMGAKNWRRLHKIVFAVVVFACVHYLWLSRSDIFSALLYSLLFLGLIGMRLYYFYGGRRLVS, encoded by the coding sequence ATGGCGGCACGAGCAAAGGGCTTTTTATGGCATGGCGTTTTTTGGGGCTGTAGCATGCCAGCGGTGATTCTGTTGATGAATATCTTCACGGGGAATCTAGGGGCTGACCCGGCAAAGACATTGTCGTTAGAGACAGGGATTTGGGCATTAAATTTTCTCTTATTATGCCTCTGTATGAGTCCTTTTTCGAAATACTTGCGTATGCCGCGTCTTGTGAGCTATCGACGCCAATTGGGCTTATGGTGCTACTTTTACGTCTGTTTGCATGTGTTGGTGTTTGTGAGTCTTCTCATCGAATTTAACATCGCCAATCTTGGCAAGGAACTGGCGGAACGTCCTTATATTCTTGTGGGTTTTATGGGATGGGTGGGGTTGAGTATCATGGCGGTCACCAGCTTGCCGCGTTTGATACGTTGGATGGGCGCAAAAAATTGGCGTCGCCTCCATAAAATCGTGTTTGCCGTTGTCGTGTTTGCGTGTGTGCATTATCTGTGGCTTTCTCGTAGTGATATTTTCTCTGCTCTCCTCTATTCTCTCTTGTTCTTGGGGTTGATAGGGATGCGTCTTTACTATTTTTATGGTGGGCGGCGCCTCGTGTCATAA
- a CDS encoding aminotransferase class V-fold PLP-dependent enzyme encodes MPRKSYGRRHMFIPGPTHIPDDVLNAVHIATEDQRSPDLPALTIPLYEKVKKIFKMKEGNVFIYPGSGTGAWESCITNTLSEGDKVLIYRFGTFSMLWADMLSRLGLDVHVKDRTWGTGTPPDDVYEELSADKAHAYKVVCVTHNETATGVTSDVASVRQAMERARHPALLFVDGVSSIASIDFRMDEWGVDCAISGSQKGFMLPAGMAIMAVSPKALEAHKHATLKRCYFSWEDMLKTNKDGYYPYTPQIPMLRALGVAVDMLLDEGLENVFARHRRIAEGVRRAVKEGWGLRLCAQDETWESDTVSAICVPDGKDARKVIDAAYRKYHMSLGAGLHEVAGKVFRIGHLGDLNELQAAAALAGCEMALRDSGIDVKPGSALAVAGEYWRKSLDG; translated from the coding sequence ATGCCACGTAAAAGTTATGGACGTCGCCACATGTTTATTCCCGGTCCGACGCATATTCCCGATGATGTGCTCAATGCTGTGCATATTGCCACAGAAGACCAGCGGAGTCCTGACCTCCCTGCGTTGACGATTCCTCTTTACGAGAAGGTCAAGAAGATTTTTAAGATGAAGGAAGGCAATGTGTTTATCTACCCTGGTTCAGGGACAGGGGCGTGGGAGTCATGTATCACGAACACGTTGTCTGAGGGTGATAAGGTGTTGATTTATCGTTTTGGCACATTTTCCATGTTGTGGGCGGATATGTTGTCTCGTTTGGGCTTGGATGTTCATGTCAAGGATAGGACGTGGGGGACGGGGACGCCGCCAGATGATGTCTATGAAGAGCTCTCTGCTGACAAGGCGCATGCCTATAAGGTCGTGTGTGTGACGCACAATGAGACGGCGACGGGTGTGACGAGTGATGTGGCGTCTGTGCGTCAGGCGATGGAGAGGGCGCGACACCCTGCGTTGCTTTTTGTGGATGGCGTCAGTTCCATTGCGAGCATTGATTTTCGCATGGATGAATGGGGTGTCGATTGTGCCATTTCTGGCTCGCAGAAAGGTTTTATGTTGCCGGCTGGCATGGCGATCATGGCGGTGAGCCCGAAGGCTTTAGAGGCGCACAAACACGCCACATTGAAGCGTTGCTATTTCTCTTGGGAGGATATGCTCAAGACAAACAAGGATGGCTATTATCCTTATACGCCTCAGATTCCCATGTTGCGCGCCTTAGGCGTTGCTGTGGATATGCTGTTGGACGAGGGTCTAGAGAATGTCTTTGCGCGTCATAGGCGTATTGCCGAGGGCGTGAGGCGCGCTGTCAAGGAAGGGTGGGGTTTGCGTCTTTGCGCTCAGGACGAGACGTGGGAGTCCGACACGGTGAGTGCTATCTGTGTTCCTGATGGCAAGGATGCGCGCAAGGTCATCGATGCGGCCTATCGAAAATACCATATGTCTTTAGGGGCGGGCTTGCACGAGGTGGCGGGAAAAGTCTTCCGTATCGGGCATTTAGGCGACTTGAACGAGTTGCAAGCCGCAGCAGCTTTGGCGGGATGTGAAATGGCGTTGCGCGACAGCGGTATCGATGTCAAGCCCGGCAGTGCGTTGGCTGTTGCTGGTGAATACTGGCGTAAGAGCCTTGATGGGTGA
- a CDS encoding D-glycerate dehydrogenase: protein MATKPVVIVTRRWPALVEEKLRDAFDATFNHDDVPMTKEALMKAMGEADALLPTVTDSIDKDVIGVPHRRVRIIGNFGVGFNNIDIEAAKSAKIVVTNTPEVLTDCTADIAMILLLAVARRIGEGERHLRTGAWTGWRPTHMMGKRVSGKTLGLIGYGRIAQAVARRAHLGFGMPILYYDPYVRKDTLAADVHATSCDKLDDVLRQADYVSLHCPSTAETRHLINASSFAKMKPTAFLINTARGDIVDEAALVQALREQIIFGAGLDVYEREPKVHSDLMKMENVVLLPHLGSASTETRQAMGMRVLANVDAFFKGQEPADRVA from the coding sequence ATGGCGACAAAGCCTGTAGTCATTGTGACCCGTCGTTGGCCGGCGTTGGTGGAGGAGAAGCTGAGAGACGCCTTTGACGCGACTTTCAACCATGACGATGTGCCTATGACGAAGGAGGCGTTGATGAAGGCGATGGGTGAAGCCGATGCGCTTCTACCCACGGTGACGGATAGCATCGACAAAGATGTTATCGGTGTGCCTCATAGGCGTGTGCGCATTATTGGTAATTTTGGCGTTGGCTTTAACAATATCGATATTGAGGCGGCAAAATCTGCCAAGATTGTCGTGACGAACACACCAGAGGTGCTAACGGATTGCACGGCCGATATTGCGATGATTTTGCTGTTAGCGGTGGCACGGCGTATCGGTGAGGGAGAGCGTCATCTCAGGACGGGGGCATGGACGGGGTGGCGTCCGACCCATATGATGGGGAAGAGGGTGAGCGGTAAGACATTGGGTTTAATTGGATATGGGCGTATCGCTCAAGCTGTGGCGCGGCGGGCGCATTTAGGCTTTGGCATGCCGATCCTCTATTATGACCCCTATGTGCGAAAGGACACATTGGCGGCGGATGTCCATGCGACATCGTGTGACAAGCTCGATGATGTGTTACGTCAAGCCGACTATGTCTCTCTTCATTGTCCTTCGACAGCTGAGACGCGTCACCTTATCAATGCGTCATCTTTTGCGAAGATGAAACCTACGGCATTTTTGATTAATACAGCGCGTGGCGACATTGTCGATGAGGCGGCTTTGGTACAAGCGTTACGTGAACAGATTATTTTTGGGGCGGGATTGGATGTGTATGAACGTGAACCGAAAGTTCATAGCGACCTTATGAAGATGGAGAATGTCGTTTTACTTCCTCACTTAGGGAGCGCCTCGACCGAGACACGCCAAGCCATGGGCATGCGTGTCCTTGCCAATGTCGATGCCTTTTTTAAGGGACAAGAGCCAGCGGACAGGGTGGCATAG
- a CDS encoding DUF4147 domain-containing protein, with amino-acid sequence MERTPLREQAKECFHAAVAAADPYRCVASHVHIGEDGGLVIGAKKGEKGHDIHKLRIYAVGKASLLMMKAALDVIPTALRVGRAIAITTQENMALFSVHHPRWADDYGVSVYVGGHPVPTQEGMAAAQALYEDAQQGQEGEVVLFLVSGGGSALVPLPVEGVSLEDKMATTNALLKSGATIHEVNVVRKHLSRLKGGWLARHIYPARSHALILSDVVGDDVSSIASGMTVPDPSSFRESLQILEKYALTADIPASVTYHLQQGVLGKRPETLKDDDVIARHSTATLIGSNRMSVHAALAHASSLGFDATLWRVDVSGEARLVAQQCVDALMRDGQQKGWEKKRAWVFGGETTVRVRGSGLGGRNQELGVAFAEACARHGVRGRWAFLSGGTDGRDGPTDVAGALIDETSYDRWQQAGDNPRCFLDNNDTYTLLTAHHDALAWHATGTNVADVQIFLWQA; translated from the coding sequence ATGGAGCGGACGCCCCTCAGAGAACAGGCAAAGGAATGCTTTCATGCGGCGGTGGCGGCGGCAGACCCGTATCGGTGTGTTGCCTCTCATGTCCACATCGGTGAGGATGGTGGCCTTGTCATCGGTGCGAAGAAGGGTGAGAAAGGGCATGACATCCACAAATTGCGTATCTATGCCGTTGGCAAGGCGTCTCTCTTGATGATGAAGGCGGCGTTGGATGTCATTCCCACGGCGCTACGTGTGGGACGTGCCATCGCGATCACGACTCAGGAGAATATGGCGCTCTTTTCCGTTCATCATCCCCGTTGGGCTGACGACTATGGCGTGTCTGTCTATGTGGGTGGACATCCCGTGCCTACTCAGGAGGGCATGGCGGCGGCGCAAGCCCTCTATGAAGATGCGCAACAGGGACAAGAGGGAGAGGTCGTGCTGTTCTTAGTGAGTGGCGGCGGGTCAGCCCTTGTGCCTCTTCCTGTGGAAGGGGTGTCCCTTGAGGATAAGATGGCGACAACGAATGCGCTCCTCAAGAGTGGTGCGACAATCCATGAGGTGAATGTCGTGCGTAAACATCTCTCTCGCCTTAAGGGAGGATGGTTGGCGCGTCACATCTATCCCGCCCGTAGCCATGCGCTTATTTTATCTGATGTGGTTGGTGATGATGTATCCTCTATTGCCAGCGGTATGACTGTGCCAGACCCTAGTTCTTTTCGAGAGAGCCTTCAGATACTAGAAAAATATGCCCTCACGGCAGACATTCCCGCCAGTGTCACGTATCACCTTCAGCAAGGCGTCTTGGGAAAGCGTCCAGAGACATTGAAGGACGATGACGTGATAGCGCGCCACAGCACAGCCACATTGATAGGCTCGAATCGCATGAGTGTCCATGCGGCTCTTGCCCATGCGTCGTCGTTGGGTTTTGACGCAACCTTGTGGCGTGTTGATGTGTCTGGTGAGGCGCGTCTTGTGGCGCAACAATGTGTTGATGCGCTGATGCGTGACGGTCAGCAGAAGGGGTGGGAGAAAAAGCGGGCGTGGGTTTTTGGCGGCGAGACGACGGTGCGTGTTCGTGGGTCGGGGCTTGGCGGTCGTAATCAAGAATTGGGGGTTGCCTTTGCTGAGGCGTGTGCGCGTCATGGCGTGAGGGGGCGGTGGGCATTTTTATCGGGGGGGACGGATGGACGTGATGGGCCGACTGATGTGGCGGGTGCTCTCATTGACGAGACGAGCTATGACAGGTGGCAACAGGCTGGCGATAACCCACGATGTTTCTTGGATAACAATGATACATATACCCTCCTGACGGCACACCATGATGCTTTAGCGTGGCATGCGACGGGGACAAACGTGGCTGATGTGCAGATATTCCTGTGGCAGGCTTAG
- a CDS encoding MFS transporter gives MPFYVQRRFLPLFICQFFGAFNDNLLKSGLSFLVVYQWHNNDPWLSPAHTIQLATAFLVLPFLLFSHKAGSLADTYDKARMARAIKGLEIVIVSITSLAFYWQNTALLLFCVFLMGSQSTFFGPIKYALLPLHLKGRELLLGNACIESSTFIAILIGSVGGGVLSLFPHSTFLISSTVISCALIGWLASMFIPLQTHAIQHGMPHASPYRQDLSWRETYRLIARHPPLLSLIMAISWFWFFGAMLLSQLPLFTKHHLAGDESLATMFLAVLTAGITCGAFSAPPLLKRFRLPHVLIASCAIMGGASLVFSSLASSMPTAIHTAVLVSALFTSAWAGGLYSVPLYTALQKTSPPAILSRCIATNNIVNACLIIGSALCALTLLHLSATIQTILILNSIVPLTLALYYGLHRIGKTSHPLTSLDERHNI, from the coding sequence ATGCCCTTTTACGTCCAGCGTCGCTTTCTGCCTCTCTTCATATGCCAATTTTTCGGCGCGTTCAATGATAATCTCCTCAAAAGTGGCTTGTCTTTTCTCGTTGTCTATCAATGGCACAACAACGACCCATGGCTTTCTCCCGCCCATACCATCCAACTCGCCACAGCGTTCCTCGTTCTTCCCTTCCTTCTCTTCTCCCACAAGGCGGGAAGTCTTGCCGATACGTACGATAAAGCGCGCATGGCACGCGCCATCAAAGGGCTAGAGATTGTCATCGTCTCCATCACGAGTCTCGCCTTTTATTGGCAGAATACAGCCCTTCTCCTCTTCTGTGTCTTTCTCATGGGAAGCCAATCGACATTCTTTGGCCCCATAAAATATGCTCTTCTTCCCCTTCACCTGAAGGGACGGGAATTGCTCCTTGGCAATGCCTGTATCGAATCATCCACCTTTATCGCTATCCTCATAGGCAGTGTCGGGGGAGGCGTCCTGTCCCTCTTTCCCCATAGCACTTTTCTTATCAGTAGCACCGTCATCTCTTGCGCTCTCATAGGCTGGCTGGCGTCCATGTTTATTCCCCTACAAACACACGCCATACAGCATGGCATGCCTCATGCCTCACCTTATAGGCAAGACCTGTCTTGGCGAGAGACATATCGACTCATTGCCCGCCATCCTCCTCTCCTCTCACTCATTATGGCGATCTCATGGTTTTGGTTCTTCGGCGCCATGTTGCTCTCACAGCTGCCTCTCTTCACAAAACATCATCTCGCTGGCGATGAAAGCCTCGCCACCATGTTCCTCGCTGTCCTGACGGCAGGCATTACGTGTGGGGCGTTCTCAGCGCCTCCTCTCCTCAAACGTTTCCGCCTACCCCATGTGCTTATCGCCTCATGCGCCATCATGGGGGGGGCGTCCCTTGTCTTCTCGTCCCTTGCCTCTTCCATGCCCACCGCCATCCACACGGCTGTCCTTGTCAGCGCCCTGTTCACATCAGCATGGGCTGGCGGCCTTTACTCCGTCCCACTCTATACCGCCCTACAGAAAACGAGTCCTCCCGCCATCCTCTCGCGCTGTATTGCCACCAATAATATCGTCAACGCATGCCTCATTATCGGTTCAGCACTCTGCGCCCTCACCCTTCTTCACCTCAGCGCCACGATCCAAACAATCTTAATCCTCAATAGTATTGTTCCCCTCACACTCGCCCTTTATTATGGACTCCACAGGATAGGAAAGACATCCCACCCCCTCACATCCCTTGACGAACGCCATAACATATGA
- the rpsF gene encoding 30S ribosomal protein S6: protein MLYESIFILRQDLTTRAVEDVVKKYVKVLTKKGAKIKNQESWGLVPLAYPMRKNKSGHFHLFHIEGEPRAVQEMEKAMRLDEDIIRCLTLSVKKHITLPSPMKAFLDAQSHREREREREAS from the coding sequence ATGTTGTATGAGAGCATTTTTATTCTTCGTCAAGATTTGACGACGCGGGCTGTGGAGGATGTGGTGAAAAAATATGTGAAGGTGCTGACGAAGAAGGGGGCAAAAATCAAGAATCAGGAGTCGTGGGGGCTTGTTCCCCTTGCCTATCCTATGCGTAAGAACAAGAGCGGGCATTTCCACCTCTTTCATATTGAGGGTGAGCCTCGTGCCGTGCAAGAGATGGAGAAGGCGATGCGTCTCGATGAGGACATTATACGTTGCCTGACATTGTCTGTCAAAAAGCACATTACGCTTCCTTCACCTATGAAGGCGTTTCTCGATGCGCAATCACATCGGGAGAGAGAGCGTGAGAGGGAGGCATCATAA
- the rpsR gene encoding 30S ribosomal protein S18, giving the protein MAVSPHSKKVASMSFACHETAAVDVRMLKLFLSERGRIMPASVTSLSRKNQRALVKAVKRARFLGLLPYVAE; this is encoded by the coding sequence ATGGCGGTATCACCCCATAGTAAGAAGGTGGCGTCGATGTCTTTTGCTTGTCACGAGACGGCGGCCGTTGATGTGAGGATGTTGAAGCTCTTTTTGTCGGAGAGGGGAAGGATTATGCCGGCGTCTGTGACGTCGTTATCGCGCAAGAATCAGCGCGCGCTTGTCAAGGCGGTGAAGAGGGCGCGTTTTCTGGGTCTTCTGCCTTATGTGGCGGAGTGA
- the rplI gene encoding 50S ribosomal protein L9 yields MKVILLEPMARLGAIGEHVEVKRGYALNFLLPQKKALRANKETIAYFEARKEEMRKRNDKVKDEARQLAEHIGNVTLPIICKASESGHLYGSVSVRDVLTALKEQKNVSLTGSHVLLRSKIKDLGMHPCRLMLHPDVWVDITLNVARSMDAATLQEKKARDSTAQKGHKKTAKTRDATPVSSSKTGEQGKERRSASTAPQGRASLHGATDIPQEDKEKDAPTERDHG; encoded by the coding sequence ATGAAGGTGATTTTATTAGAACCTATGGCGCGCTTGGGGGCGATAGGCGAGCATGTCGAGGTGAAACGCGGGTATGCGCTCAATTTTCTTCTCCCACAAAAGAAGGCACTGCGCGCCAATAAGGAGACGATCGCCTATTTCGAGGCGCGCAAGGAGGAGATGCGCAAACGCAACGACAAGGTTAAAGATGAGGCGCGACAGCTGGCCGAGCATATTGGCAACGTGACACTTCCCATAATCTGTAAGGCCAGTGAGAGCGGTCACCTGTATGGCTCTGTCTCTGTGCGTGATGTTCTCACAGCTTTAAAAGAGCAAAAGAATGTGTCCTTGACGGGCTCACATGTCCTGTTGCGTTCGAAGATAAAGGATCTTGGCATGCACCCATGTCGCCTGATGTTACATCCTGATGTGTGGGTTGACATAACGCTCAATGTGGCGCGTTCGATGGATGCGGCGACGTTACAAGAGAAGAAGGCGCGAGACTCCACAGCGCAAAAGGGGCATAAAAAAACGGCAAAGACGAGAGACGCGACGCCTGTTTCATCGTCAAAGACAGGCGAGCAAGGCAAGGAGAGGCGTTCTGCTTCGACAGCCCCACAAGGGCGGGCGTCCCTGCATGGCGCTACAGACATCCCACAAGAAGACAAGGAAAAGGACGCTCCCACCGAACGCGACCATGGATAA
- a CDS encoding replicative DNA helicase: protein MDKTSAKILETASVGGEQFTWPHNYDIERALLGTLLVNNAAYERVGDDLRGFHFADGETGLHGSVYDVLARLIGEEQRAVDVTLLQHHLPMERLFADGRGDAYLVDLVESAVLTANVSHYGDVILDLYQRRVLIALAQDMASDAQASILERPAPSIAEDAEQRLYTLSEVEEKRLFQPFSSVLARALKDTKDAYRHKDGVSGLATGFVGVDKMLGGLQKSDLIVVAGRPSMGKSALAMNIAWAIASGDATKGKEHYPVAFFSLEMSSDQMALRVLSEKSGVPASAMRNGLIDEEKYLSIREAAQYIDNVPLYIDDTPGLSVAVLRRRARRLKRLKGLALIVVDYMQLVQGSSKRQHENRVQEISEVSRDLKALAKELDVPVIAVSQLSRKVEGRDDKIPQLSDLRESGSIEQDADVVIFIYREAYYERRNEPKAGTPEHSDWQKKMENIHNMARLIVAKQRNGSVGNIDMVFDESTTRFYNLYRE, encoded by the coding sequence ATGGATAAAACATCGGCTAAGATTTTAGAGACAGCGTCCGTTGGCGGTGAGCAATTCACATGGCCGCACAATTATGATATAGAGCGCGCGCTCTTAGGGACGTTGCTGGTGAATAATGCTGCTTATGAGCGTGTTGGCGATGACCTCAGAGGTTTTCATTTTGCTGATGGCGAGACGGGTCTTCACGGGTCGGTCTATGATGTCCTTGCTCGTCTTATCGGTGAGGAACAGCGTGCGGTTGATGTGACATTATTACAGCACCATCTTCCTATGGAGAGGTTGTTTGCTGATGGGCGTGGCGATGCCTATCTTGTGGATTTGGTGGAGTCTGCTGTCTTGACGGCCAATGTGAGTCATTATGGGGATGTGATTCTCGACTTGTATCAGCGTCGTGTTCTGATAGCCCTTGCCCAAGATATGGCGAGTGATGCTCAGGCGTCGATTCTTGAGCGTCCGGCGCCCTCCATCGCTGAGGATGCCGAACAGCGCCTCTACACCTTGTCGGAGGTGGAGGAAAAGCGTCTGTTTCAGCCTTTCAGTAGCGTGCTGGCGCGCGCCTTAAAAGACACAAAGGATGCCTATCGTCATAAGGATGGTGTCAGCGGTCTTGCCACTGGCTTTGTTGGCGTGGATAAGATGTTAGGAGGGTTGCAAAAATCCGACCTTATTGTCGTGGCAGGGAGGCCGTCTATGGGGAAGAGCGCTTTAGCGATGAATATCGCATGGGCTATTGCCTCTGGCGATGCGACGAAGGGCAAAGAGCATTATCCTGTGGCATTTTTCTCTCTAGAGATGTCTTCTGACCAGATGGCGTTACGTGTTCTCTCTGAGAAAAGCGGTGTTCCCGCCAGTGCCATGCGCAATGGGCTTATTGATGAAGAGAAATACCTCAGCATTCGCGAAGCAGCGCAGTATATCGACAATGTTCCCCTCTATATCGATGATACGCCCGGACTCTCCGTTGCCGTGCTCAGACGCCGTGCAAGGCGTTTGAAACGCCTTAAAGGCTTAGCGCTCATTGTCGTTGACTATATGCAGCTTGTGCAAGGCAGTAGCAAAAGACAGCATGAAAATCGTGTGCAAGAAATCTCGGAAGTCAGCCGTGATTTGAAGGCGTTGGCGAAGGAATTGGATGTGCCCGTCATTGCCGTCTCTCAACTTTCTCGCAAGGTAGAAGGACGCGATGATAAAATCCCCCAATTGTCTGACTTAAGGGAATCTGGCTCTATCGAGCAAGATGCCGATGTTGTCATCTTCATTTATCGGGAAGCCTATTATGAACGAAGAAATGAACCAAAGGCGGGGACGCCCGAACATAGTGACTGGCAGAAGAAAATGGAAAACATCCATAATATGGCGCGCCTCATTGTCGCCAAGCAACGGAACGGAAGTGTTGGCAATATCGATATGGTCTTTGACGAAAGCACCACGCGTTTTTACAACCTCTATCGAGAATAG